The following proteins are encoded in a genomic region of Sorangiineae bacterium MSr12523:
- a CDS encoding TolC family protein: MSYPKLCAFFLVVLVACGFLGQRPAAAAPDARSPPPVVHLALADVIRLSVLRDPQIQVALANVKIAQGAYTTASLLPNPGFTVDRVFGALPGRPFSEQRPGGPTQYDFVVNYQIDTLLFGKRSAAMESARRAVEVATANHADVIRQRVLDAIGAYYDVLQTKMELDLARDAETQAQRLRDITRSRVALGSVGSIEADRTELAVLSANREQLRARAEVDKARARLRARVAWRPDEPDVDVVGDLEIIAPRPPPPLAIALERAERARPDFLASQRSVELASANLAAQRALAFPQLTIGTGLSYQQQIGVPDAPGWQIALSGTIPLFDRNQGNIAGARAGVQQAHEQLRADRLALRADVEQALREYQVSYDIVSKDDAPTLSAAAAARDKVQESYRLGGRTLLEVLDAQQAYRDAYRLSIEARAGYFKALHAINAAVGNQVLP; encoded by the coding sequence ATGTCTTATCCGAAACTATGCGCCTTCTTTCTCGTTGTTCTCGTTGCTTGTGGATTTCTCGGCCAGCGGCCGGCGGCAGCCGCCCCCGACGCGCGGTCGCCGCCTCCGGTGGTGCATCTGGCGCTCGCGGACGTCATTCGTCTATCCGTACTTCGCGATCCCCAAATCCAAGTTGCGCTCGCCAATGTCAAAATAGCGCAGGGCGCTTACACGACGGCGTCGCTCCTTCCCAATCCGGGTTTCACCGTGGACCGCGTCTTCGGTGCGCTGCCGGGACGCCCTTTTAGCGAGCAGCGGCCTGGCGGGCCCACGCAATACGACTTCGTCGTCAATTATCAAATCGACACGCTCCTGTTCGGCAAACGATCGGCGGCCATGGAAAGCGCCCGTCGGGCCGTGGAGGTTGCGACGGCAAACCATGCCGACGTGATTCGCCAGCGCGTGCTCGATGCGATTGGCGCTTATTACGACGTGCTGCAAACGAAGATGGAGCTCGATCTTGCCCGAGATGCCGAAACGCAGGCCCAGCGCCTTCGCGACATCACGCGCTCGCGCGTCGCCCTCGGCAGTGTGGGATCCATCGAGGCGGATCGGACCGAGCTCGCCGTTCTCTCGGCGAACCGAGAGCAGCTTCGCGCCCGCGCGGAGGTGGACAAGGCGCGCGCGCGGTTGCGTGCCCGCGTGGCCTGGCGTCCCGATGAGCCCGACGTCGATGTCGTCGGGGATCTCGAAATCATTGCGCCCCGTCCGCCGCCGCCCCTCGCCATTGCGCTGGAACGCGCCGAGCGGGCGCGCCCGGATTTTCTCGCATCTCAGCGCAGTGTGGAGCTGGCCTCCGCCAACCTGGCCGCGCAGCGTGCACTCGCCTTTCCGCAACTGACGATTGGCACCGGCCTGAGTTACCAGCAGCAAATTGGCGTACCGGACGCACCGGGCTGGCAAATCGCACTTTCGGGAACCATTCCGCTGTTCGATCGCAACCAAGGCAACATTGCCGGGGCGCGTGCCGGTGTGCAGCAGGCGCACGAGCAACTCCGTGCCGATCGTCTGGCCCTTCGCGCCGACGTCGAGCAGGCGCTTCGCGAATACCAGGTCAGCTACGACATCGTTTCGAAGGACGATGCTCCCACGTTGAGCGCGGCGGCGGCCGCGCGCGACAAAGTCCAAGAGTCGTACCGATTGGGCGGCCGCACCTTGCTCGAGGTGCTCGATGCCCAACAAGCGTACCGCGATGCGTACCGTCTCAGCATCGAAGCGCGCGCGGGCTATTTCAAAGCCCTTCATGCCATCAACGCCGCCGTCGGAAATCAGGTTTTGCCATGA
- a CDS encoding sigma-54 dependent transcriptional regulator: MDPIASWSVLVVDDDPGVRQSLRLCLAADGARVLGVGSARGALEALEHGHFDVVLLDLWLGSDSGLEALPDIVRRQPDAAIIVITAFATFETAVEAMKRGAVDYLPKPFTPEQVRHAVARALESVRLKRRLAEAEVRLELAGADDDFFETESPSASAILKLASRAAKTNAPILLRGESGTGKNVMARWIWTRSQRAGGPFISVNCPSLSKELMNSTLFGHRKGAFTGAISDARGKVQEAEGGTLFLDEVGDLSPEAQVRLLRFLNDQTYERVGESKERRADVRIVAATNRDLETEVQTGRFREDLLFRLNVVTLTLPPMRERREDVPGLTRYYLERAKIRLHRPELAFSDAAVRALRAHPWPGNLREIRNAVERAVILSPGPRIEPEDLGIPEPSDTAEGRSPDTEVALGADVSLEALEREHIARVIARAPTLENAARTLGIDATTLQRKRKRYGLT, encoded by the coding sequence ATGGATCCGATAGCGTCCTGGTCCGTATTGGTCGTCGACGACGATCCGGGTGTTCGTCAATCGCTGCGACTTTGCCTCGCCGCCGACGGCGCGCGCGTGCTCGGTGTCGGAAGCGCGAGGGGCGCGCTCGAAGCGCTCGAGCACGGGCACTTCGACGTGGTGCTGCTGGACCTGTGGCTCGGCTCCGACTCGGGTCTCGAAGCGCTCCCCGATATCGTGCGCCGGCAGCCCGATGCCGCCATCATCGTCATCACCGCATTTGCCACCTTCGAAACGGCCGTCGAGGCTATGAAGCGGGGCGCGGTGGATTACCTGCCGAAACCGTTCACCCCAGAGCAGGTGCGCCATGCGGTGGCTCGCGCTTTGGAATCGGTGCGGCTCAAACGACGGCTCGCCGAGGCCGAAGTGCGGCTCGAGCTGGCCGGCGCGGATGACGATTTTTTCGAAACGGAAAGTCCCTCGGCCTCTGCCATCCTGAAGCTTGCATCCCGTGCGGCCAAGACCAACGCGCCCATCCTCTTGCGCGGCGAGAGCGGAACCGGCAAAAACGTGATGGCTCGATGGATCTGGACGCGGAGCCAACGCGCAGGCGGTCCATTCATCTCGGTCAATTGCCCGTCGCTTTCGAAAGAGCTCATGAACAGCACCCTCTTCGGTCATCGAAAGGGTGCCTTCACCGGCGCCATCTCCGATGCGCGAGGGAAGGTTCAAGAGGCGGAGGGCGGAACCCTTTTTCTCGACGAGGTGGGCGACTTGTCGCCCGAGGCCCAGGTGCGGCTTTTGCGGTTCTTGAACGATCAGACGTACGAGCGCGTCGGCGAAAGCAAGGAGCGACGCGCGGACGTGCGCATCGTCGCCGCCACCAACCGCGATCTGGAAACCGAGGTTCAGACGGGCCGCTTTCGGGAAGATCTGCTCTTTCGCCTCAACGTGGTCACGCTCACGTTGCCCCCCATGCGCGAGCGGCGCGAAGACGTGCCCGGCCTGACACGGTATTACCTAGAGCGCGCCAAGATTCGACTCCACCGCCCCGAGCTCGCGTTTTCCGACGCCGCGGTGCGCGCCCTTCGTGCGCACCCTTGGCCGGGCAACCTGCGGGAGATCCGCAACGCGGTCGAGCGCGCCGTGATCCTGAGCCCTGGGCCGCGGATCGAGCCGGAAGATCTCGGCATTCCCGAGCCGTCGGACACCGCCGAAGGGCGCAGCCCCGATACGGAGGTCGCACTGGGCGCCGACGTCAGCCTCGAAGCCCTCGAACGCGAGCACATCGCCCGGGTCATTGCACGCGCGCCGACCCTGGAGAACGCGGCGAGGACCTTGGGGATCGATGCCACCACGCTGCAGCGAAAACGAAAGCGCTACGGCCTCACATGA
- a CDS encoding ATP-binding protein: MKALGLGGRFLVAGVLLVATSAASSAWSALAFRRVSLVVDSTVRASEQTVAATGTLASDLEREDDALLLTLADAVRGRRELRERRVLVERSLSRLEALLDRPEDHAKTAALRLDVQAYHEAGDALLAHAHDADTRIRYHEEVNPLLRHAVSDAARIREDDFRSTQNVAAWARDQASQATQVLAVVFSAALLLSILVALYLARVVLLPIGELSRGVDAIRRGDFSRRVQARHGDELGQLAEGFNRMADDLEEFRRANIGEVIAAKETLEATLAALPDAVLVVESGGNVSSANARATEVMRHLTLPEGVRAALDASLRGEVVSLPLDLSRALVVRVGEEHRRVLPRIVPIEGLPNDRHGAVLLLSDVTELARLDELRLELVAVASHELRTPLTTLRMTLLMLEERAGRLDATNRELVSTALMGVEQLAGTVAEFLDLTRIEAGELRLQSEQLDLGLVLRQTIAIVQTRADESNIAIRLHVKDGSAPLPFHGDLARLTVVFSNILQNALKYTPSGAAIDVTVERSSEKLRVTISDRGPGVPEEFRERIFDKFFRVEHYRIGSDVHGSGIGLYIAREIIHAHGGSIACEPASDGTGACIVVALPESATTTPREG; encoded by the coding sequence ATGAAGGCGCTCGGGCTGGGGGGTCGCTTTCTCGTGGCGGGGGTGTTGCTCGTGGCGACGTCGGCCGCCTCCAGCGCCTGGAGCGCGCTGGCATTCCGTCGCGTGAGCCTCGTCGTGGATTCCACGGTGCGGGCGAGCGAGCAAACGGTGGCGGCCACGGGAACTCTCGCGAGCGATTTGGAGCGCGAGGACGATGCGCTTCTCTTGACCCTGGCCGACGCCGTGCGCGGGCGGCGCGAGCTTCGCGAGCGGCGTGTGCTGGTGGAGCGCTCTCTTTCGCGCCTCGAAGCGCTGCTCGACCGTCCCGAGGATCACGCGAAGACGGCGGCGCTCCGGCTCGACGTGCAGGCGTACCACGAAGCGGGAGATGCGCTTCTCGCGCACGCACACGACGCCGACACGCGCATTCGCTACCACGAGGAGGTGAATCCGCTTTTGCGGCATGCGGTGTCCGATGCGGCACGCATCCGCGAGGACGATTTTCGCTCGACACAAAACGTGGCCGCGTGGGCGCGCGATCAGGCAAGCCAGGCCACGCAGGTCCTCGCCGTCGTCTTCAGCGCGGCCTTGCTGCTCTCGATCCTGGTGGCGCTGTATCTGGCCCGCGTCGTGTTGCTGCCCATCGGAGAGCTCTCGCGCGGCGTGGACGCGATTCGACGCGGAGACTTTTCCCGGCGCGTCCAGGCACGCCACGGCGACGAACTCGGGCAGCTCGCCGAGGGGTTCAACCGCATGGCCGACGATCTCGAGGAATTTCGTCGCGCGAACATCGGTGAGGTCATCGCGGCGAAAGAGACGCTCGAGGCCACGTTGGCAGCCCTTCCCGATGCGGTCCTCGTGGTCGAATCGGGCGGAAACGTCTCGTCGGCGAATGCGCGCGCCACGGAAGTGATGCGCCATTTGACGCTTCCCGAGGGTGTGCGCGCGGCGCTGGATGCTTCGCTGCGCGGAGAGGTGGTGTCGCTCCCGCTCGATTTGTCGCGCGCGTTGGTCGTGCGGGTGGGCGAAGAGCATCGACGCGTGCTTCCGCGCATCGTGCCCATCGAGGGCCTTCCCAACGACCGCCATGGCGCGGTGCTTCTTCTCTCGGACGTCACCGAGCTGGCCCGGCTCGACGAATTGCGATTGGAGCTCGTCGCCGTCGCATCCCACGAGCTTCGCACGCCGCTCACCACGTTGCGCATGACGCTCCTCATGCTCGAGGAGCGCGCCGGCCGGCTCGACGCGACGAACCGGGAGCTCGTGAGCACCGCGCTCATGGGCGTGGAACAGCTCGCGGGCACGGTCGCGGAGTTTCTGGACCTGACCCGCATCGAAGCGGGCGAGCTGCGGCTCCAATCCGAGCAACTCGATCTCGGGCTGGTCCTTCGGCAGACCATTGCCATCGTCCAGACCCGCGCCGACGAATCGAACATTGCCATTCGATTGCACGTGAAAGACGGCTCGGCGCCGCTTCCCTTCCACGGCGACCTGGCACGACTGACCGTCGTGTTCTCGAATATCCTTCAGAATGCGCTGAAGTATACGCCGTCGGGCGCGGCCATCGATGTCACGGTCGAGCGCTCGAGCGAGAAGCTTCGCGTCACCATCTCCGACCGCGGTCCGGGCGTACCCGAAGAATTTCGCGAGCGCATTTTCGACAAGTTCTTTCGCGTAGAGCACTATCGCATCGGGTCGGACGTGCACGGCTCGGGCATTGGGCTCTACATCGCCCGCGAGATCATTCACGCGCACGGCGGGTCGATCGCGTGCGAGCCTGCCTCCGACGGCACGGGGGCCTGCATCGTCGTGGCGCTTCCCGAAAGCGCTACAACAACGCCCCGCGAAGGATGA
- the mgtE gene encoding magnesium transporter, protein MPEQTSDLQDGLTLDELRDVWVVLSGSERQEGFHLLPKMDAEDFFLGLPALDMSELVLSLPPEERRSWVRLAPPDDVADLVQASPPEQREHLLALLDDPTRKEVAALLAYREDVAGGLMNPRYARVRPNLTVDEALVYLRNQARAHLGTIYYVYVMDDAQRLVGVVSLKQLFAAPPEKTVRDVMRTDLVQVGEQTDQEAVGQLFAEHDLLAIPVVDAEGRMKGLVTVDDIVDVVQEEATEDAQKFGGMESLDAPYLKIAFFRMVKKRGGWLAALFLGEMLTATAMAHFEDQIARAVVLALFVPLIISSGGNSGSQASTLVIRAMAVGEVRLRDWWRVMRRELASGIVLGLALGCIGFLRIFLWQQVAPTYGEHYLLVAFTVFLSLIGVVTFGTLAGSLLPFVLRRLGFDPASASAPFVATLVDVTGLIIYFSVAAVILRGALL, encoded by the coding sequence ATGCCGGAGCAAACGTCGGATCTGCAAGACGGGTTGACCCTCGACGAACTGCGAGACGTCTGGGTGGTGCTGTCCGGAAGCGAGCGTCAGGAGGGATTTCACCTTTTACCCAAGATGGACGCCGAGGACTTTTTCCTCGGTCTGCCGGCACTGGACATGTCGGAGCTGGTCCTTTCGCTGCCACCCGAGGAGCGGCGCTCCTGGGTCCGGCTTGCGCCGCCGGACGACGTGGCCGATCTCGTGCAGGCCTCGCCGCCCGAACAGCGCGAACACCTTCTTGCCCTGCTCGACGACCCGACGCGCAAGGAAGTCGCGGCTCTTCTCGCGTACCGTGAGGACGTTGCCGGCGGATTGATGAATCCACGTTATGCGCGTGTGCGGCCCAATCTGACCGTGGACGAGGCGCTCGTTTACCTTCGGAACCAGGCGCGCGCGCATCTGGGAACCATCTATTACGTGTACGTGATGGATGATGCCCAGCGGCTCGTGGGCGTGGTGTCGCTCAAGCAGCTCTTTGCCGCACCACCGGAGAAAACGGTGCGGGACGTGATGCGGACGGATCTCGTTCAGGTCGGGGAGCAAACCGATCAAGAAGCGGTCGGCCAGCTTTTCGCCGAGCATGATCTGCTGGCCATCCCCGTCGTCGATGCAGAAGGTCGGATGAAGGGCCTCGTCACCGTCGACGACATCGTCGACGTGGTGCAAGAAGAGGCGACCGAGGATGCGCAGAAGTTCGGCGGTATGGAGTCGCTCGATGCTCCTTATTTGAAGATCGCATTCTTTCGAATGGTCAAAAAGCGGGGAGGCTGGCTCGCGGCGCTTTTCCTCGGGGAGATGCTCACGGCCACGGCCATGGCCCATTTCGAGGACCAAATTGCGCGCGCCGTCGTGCTCGCGCTCTTCGTGCCCCTCATCATTTCTAGCGGCGGAAACTCGGGATCCCAGGCCTCTACGCTGGTGATTCGTGCCATGGCGGTGGGCGAGGTGAGGCTCCGCGATTGGTGGCGGGTCATGCGACGCGAGCTCGCGTCGGGCATCGTGCTCGGCCTGGCGCTCGGGTGCATTGGCTTTCTGCGCATTTTCCTTTGGCAACAGGTGGCGCCCACGTACGGCGAGCATTACTTGCTCGTGGCCTTCACCGTGTTTCTCAGCCTCATCGGCGTGGTGACGTTCGGAACCCTCGCCGGTTCGCTCTTGCCGTTCGTCCTTCGCCGATTGGGATTCGATCCGGCAAGCGCGTCGGCACCGTTCGTGGCCACGCTCGTCGACGTGACGGGATTGATCATCTATTTCAGTGTCGCGGCGGTCATCCTTCGCGGGGCGTTGTTGTAG
- a CDS encoding carboxypeptidase-like regulatory domain-containing protein — protein MLLRAFGPLGVVSVFAVVVLAPACGSSGDSQFSNPGADAALTDDGAGGSFGGPGDGGTTVRPCTHLCLQQTTCPAGGTTSLSGTVRDPAGRVPLYNVIVYVPNGAVSPLTRGASCDRCGNVSGDPLVSTITDTSGHFKLTNVPVGNDIPVVIQVGKWRRRLHVDVTRACQDTTLAAEQTRLPRNKGEGDIPLMALTTGGADALECFLRKVGLDDSEFTAPGGPGRVHLYAGSPATTRDPQGNVRWGATARFDDAHGGAAFGDAGSLWSSAGHLKEYDMVLLSCEGQTYPMTKPQAALDALYDYTAAGGRVFASHWHRYWFHPNADGNGPALGTTKFTDLGDWDDGNELNGIEAKVETTLPDGKPFPKGQAMKEWLGNVQALTPAGELPIDGAKKNLASVNPANATQWITYAPAAVVQYMSFNVPLGVSDEQKCGRAVYSDLHVSSGVGDQYGPDWPQGCLTTSLSPQEKALEFMLFDLSACIQSDTGEPAPPPVH, from the coding sequence ATGCTCCTGCGCGCATTCGGGCCCCTTGGCGTCGTGTCGGTCTTCGCGGTAGTCGTTCTAGCTCCCGCATGTGGGAGCAGCGGTGACTCGCAATTCTCCAACCCCGGTGCCGATGCCGCCCTGACCGACGATGGGGCGGGCGGCTCGTTTGGCGGGCCTGGGGACGGCGGAACCACCGTGCGGCCGTGCACGCATCTCTGCCTGCAGCAGACGACGTGCCCTGCCGGTGGGACCACGTCGCTGAGCGGCACTGTCCGCGATCCCGCTGGCAGGGTGCCTCTGTACAACGTCATCGTGTACGTCCCGAATGGCGCCGTAAGTCCGCTCACCCGTGGCGCCTCGTGCGATCGCTGCGGCAACGTATCGGGCGATCCGCTCGTCTCCACGATCACGGACACGTCGGGCCATTTCAAGCTTACCAACGTGCCCGTCGGAAACGATATCCCGGTCGTCATCCAAGTGGGCAAATGGCGTAGACGACTCCATGTCGACGTGACCAGGGCATGCCAGGACACGACGCTCGCCGCGGAGCAGACACGCCTGCCGCGAAACAAGGGCGAGGGCGACATCCCCTTGATGGCGCTGACCACGGGCGGTGCCGACGCACTCGAGTGCTTTCTCCGCAAGGTCGGTTTGGACGATTCCGAATTTACCGCCCCGGGCGGCCCCGGTCGTGTGCACCTTTACGCCGGCTCGCCCGCCACCACGCGGGATCCCCAGGGCAACGTGCGCTGGGGCGCGACGGCGAGGTTCGATGATGCGCACGGCGGTGCCGCCTTCGGGGACGCGGGCAGCCTCTGGTCCAGTGCCGGCCATTTGAAGGAGTACGACATGGTCCTTCTTTCCTGCGAGGGCCAGACGTACCCGATGACCAAGCCGCAAGCCGCACTCGACGCGCTTTATGACTACACGGCGGCGGGCGGCCGCGTCTTTGCCTCGCATTGGCATCGCTACTGGTTTCATCCCAATGCGGATGGCAATGGTCCGGCCCTCGGAACGACGAAGTTCACCGACCTAGGCGATTGGGACGACGGCAACGAGCTGAATGGCATCGAGGCCAAGGTCGAAACCACGTTGCCCGATGGCAAGCCTTTCCCAAAGGGCCAAGCCATGAAGGAGTGGCTCGGCAATGTGCAGGCGCTGACCCCGGCGGGAGAGCTTCCCATCGATGGCGCCAAAAAGAACCTCGCGTCCGTGAACCCGGCCAATGCGACGCAGTGGATCACGTATGCGCCGGCCGCCGTGGTCCAATACATGTCGTTCAACGTCCCGCTCGGGGTATCCGACGAGCAAAAATGCGGCCGCGCGGTCTACAGCGATCTCCACGTCTCGTCCGGTGTGGGCGACCAATACGGACCCGACTGGCCGCAAGGGTGCCTGACGACCAGCCTATCGCCGCAGGAAAAGGCGTTGGAGTTCATGTTGTTCGACTTATCGGCCTGCATCCAAAGCGACACCGGGGAGCCCGCACCACCGCCCGTTCATTAG
- a CDS encoding carboxypeptidase-like regulatory domain-containing protein, producing the protein MRSHSTLLVSLVLVATGLIALAPGCGSSNGSEFPGPQDPDGSLPDGDPRFGEAGTLDARPCTGLCRQQVDCPNGGDTTVSGIVYDPAGKVPLYNVAVYVPNAPVGDIKTGASCDRCDSALYSGDPLTGTLTNAKGEFKIPRVPVGADIPLVIQVGKWRRQIKIPTVASCVNTPLADKNQTRLPKNSKEGNIPLIAITTGGADSIECLPRRMGIDDSEFSTKGGPGRIHLYKGEDLIAQDPNDSQFARGKFDNGTEFKPSTDLWSNTNQLKAYDMVILSCEGTINPRSKPPAARNALYEYETLGGRVFASHWHRYWFSDGPDPVPSIANNGGWKDNIQGEQEQTAVVQVGSNLPKVIAFADWLQNVHATEKRGELKITAARDNLNSVNRNVATEWATIPQYQQKKNDGSIVNATPAAAVQFVSYNAPIGAADDKICGRAVFTDLHVSSGARNDHAGDGKTFPDGCENADLSPQEKALEFMLFDLASCVSSDHEPPPPPVVH; encoded by the coding sequence ATGCGCTCCCATTCGACTTTGCTTGTCAGTCTCGTTCTCGTGGCCACCGGGCTCATAGCCCTCGCGCCTGGCTGCGGAAGTTCCAACGGCTCGGAGTTTCCCGGTCCCCAGGACCCGGATGGCTCACTGCCCGATGGAGATCCCCGTTTTGGCGAAGCCGGCACCCTGGATGCCCGCCCTTGCACCGGGTTGTGCCGTCAGCAGGTGGACTGCCCGAACGGGGGTGACACAACCGTGAGCGGTATCGTCTACGATCCCGCCGGAAAGGTGCCGCTCTACAACGTGGCGGTGTATGTGCCAAATGCGCCAGTTGGTGACATCAAGACCGGCGCGTCGTGCGATCGCTGCGATTCGGCGCTCTATTCGGGGGATCCGCTCACGGGGACCCTGACCAACGCCAAGGGCGAGTTCAAGATACCGCGCGTGCCGGTGGGGGCCGACATTCCGCTGGTCATCCAGGTTGGGAAATGGCGGCGGCAGATCAAGATTCCGACGGTGGCGAGCTGCGTGAACACGCCGCTCGCCGACAAGAACCAGACGCGCCTGCCCAAGAACAGCAAGGAAGGCAACATCCCGCTCATCGCCATCACGACCGGGGGCGCCGACTCCATCGAGTGCCTACCGCGCCGCATGGGCATCGACGATAGCGAGTTTTCGACCAAGGGCGGGCCCGGTCGCATTCATCTCTACAAAGGTGAAGACCTCATCGCCCAAGACCCGAACGATAGCCAATTCGCGCGCGGGAAATTCGACAACGGCACCGAGTTCAAGCCTTCGACGGATCTCTGGAGCAATACCAACCAACTCAAGGCGTACGACATGGTGATTCTCTCCTGCGAGGGGACCATCAATCCGCGAAGCAAGCCGCCGGCGGCACGCAATGCCCTCTACGAATACGAGACCCTCGGCGGGCGGGTGTTTGCGTCCCACTGGCATCGCTATTGGTTCAGCGACGGGCCCGATCCGGTTCCGTCGATTGCCAACAATGGCGGCTGGAAGGACAACATTCAGGGCGAGCAAGAGCAAACCGCGGTCGTGCAGGTGGGCAGCAATCTGCCGAAGGTGATCGCGTTCGCCGATTGGCTCCAGAACGTGCATGCGACGGAAAAGCGGGGAGAGCTCAAGATCACCGCAGCGCGCGACAACCTCAATTCCGTCAATCGCAACGTGGCCACGGAATGGGCGACGATTCCGCAGTATCAGCAGAAGAAGAACGACGGCTCCATCGTGAATGCCACGCCGGCCGCGGCGGTGCAGTTCGTCTCCTACAATGCACCCATCGGCGCGGCGGACGACAAGATCTGCGGTCGCGCGGTCTTCACGGATTTGCACGTATCCTCGGGGGCGCGCAACGACCATGCGGGCGACGGGAAAACCTTCCCGGATGGTTGCGAAAATGCGGATCTCTCCCCGCAGGAAAAGGCCCTCGAGTTCATGCTTTTCGATCTCGCCTCGTGCGTCTCCAGTGACCACGAGCCGCCGCCCCCGCCGGTCGTTCATTGA